From Parasphaerochaeta coccoides DSM 17374, a single genomic window includes:
- a CDS encoding fimbrillin family protein yields MVFLTILMLLITFVSCDNKLNVSHTNEVRFTSEIGRKATAESEWQADDEVGIYMVAHDALAATAASERANKLYTADTAFQTSGFTPATAGDTLKWDDISNSVSTYFDFIAYYPYASSITDATALPINIYPGSGEQDTGTADFLWGRTDNVQNNTSTVHLKLDHMLSRLIVNISPSTTVDAVAINDATGGFTATVRGLNTQSAINLNDGTLDAASVIESIVMKDISDTLTTTERAEGKRRFEAVLIPTDNTFALDNVSLEFILTGGAGAGTYTWKPSTTGAVAEGDKHLIHFDKGKQHVYNMTLNTSDDEVAVAAIQIEIKDWDTGDGINAPAVKLGVKSVSAGGDHTMILKTDGTLWATGRNNYGQQGVGNTTNRSTPVQVWDSTNGSVKMTGVKAVSAGGDHTMILKKDGTLWATGQNTYGQLGDGTTYRRTTPVRVKASTTPNDFMTDVAAVSAGREHTMILKKDGTLWATGRNNYGQLGDGTSGDSNNKSTPVQVKEDAGGFMTDVAAVSARYNHTLILKNDGTLWATGRNNYGQLGDGTSGDPNNKSTPVQVKDDTDISGFMTDVAAVFAGYAHTMILKNDGTLWATGYNEYGQLGVGTSGIVNNKSTPVQVKASTAANDFMIDVKEVSAGLNHTMIVKKDGTLWATGYNYQGQLGDGTGITRTTPVRVKDTTDDSGFMTDVAAVSVGEYHTIILKKDGTLWGTGYNYYGQLGDNTIVNTNTPVQVIF; encoded by the coding sequence ATGGTCTTCCTGACCATCCTGATGCTTCTTATCACCTTTGTTTCATGCGACAACAAGCTGAATGTTTCACATACCAACGAAGTACGCTTCACCTCGGAAATCGGACGCAAGGCCACGGCAGAGTCCGAATGGCAAGCCGATGATGAAGTCGGCATCTATATGGTAGCTCATGATGCCCTGGCAGCCACTGCCGCCTCAGAACGTGCAAACAAACTCTATACGGCTGACACAGCCTTCCAGACTTCCGGCTTCACTCCTGCTACCGCTGGTGATACCTTGAAGTGGGATGATATCTCCAATTCTGTCAGTACGTATTTTGACTTCATCGCCTATTATCCCTATGCATCATCCATCACTGATGCCACGGCTCTACCCATAAATATCTATCCGGGTTCCGGAGAACAGGATACCGGGACGGCCGACTTCCTGTGGGGACGCACCGACAACGTACAGAACAATACCTCAACGGTGCATCTGAAGCTTGACCATATGCTCTCCCGTCTGATTGTCAACATCTCTCCCAGCACGACCGTTGATGCTGTGGCTATCAATGATGCCACCGGTGGATTTACTGCTACGGTCAGAGGCTTGAACACGCAGAGCGCAATCAACCTGAATGACGGAACCTTGGATGCTGCCAGTGTCATTGAGTCTATTGTCATGAAGGACATTTCCGACACGCTTACGACCACGGAAAGGGCCGAGGGTAAGCGCAGGTTCGAGGCAGTGCTGATACCTACGGATAACACGTTTGCCCTGGATAACGTGAGCCTGGAGTTTATCCTGACCGGTGGTGCTGGCGCTGGTACATACACCTGGAAGCCAAGTACCACAGGTGCTGTAGCTGAGGGAGACAAGCATCTGATTCACTTTGACAAAGGCAAGCAACATGTCTACAACATGACGCTCAATACGTCTGATGATGAAGTCGCCGTTGCCGCTATCCAGATTGAGATAAAGGACTGGGACACCGGAGATGGCATAAACGCACCTGCTGTCAAGCTGGGAGTCAAGTCAGTCTCCGCCGGAGGTGATCACACGATGATCCTGAAGACGGACGGGACGCTCTGGGCGACTGGACGCAACAATTATGGCCAACAGGGTGTCGGTAATACTACCAACAGAAGCACGCCCGTGCAGGTCTGGGATTCTACCAATGGTTCCGTGAAAATGACTGGTGTCAAGGCCGTCTCCGCTGGAGGTGATCACACGATGATCCTGAAGAAGGACGGCACGCTCTGGGCGACTGGACAGAACACCTATGGTCAACTGGGTGACGGCACTACGTACCGCAGAACTACTCCCGTGCGGGTCAAGGCAAGTACCACTCCCAACGACTTCATGACTGATGTCGCGGCTGTCTCCGCCGGACGGGAGCATACGATGATCCTGAAGAAGGACGGCACGCTCTGGGCGACTGGACGGAACAACTATGGTCAACTGGGCGATGGTACTTCAGGCGATTCGAACAACAAAAGCACGCCCGTGCAGGTCAAGGAGGATGCTGGTGGGTTCATGACTGATGTCGCGGCCGTCTCCGCCAGATACAATCACACGTTGATCCTGAAGAATGACGGGACGCTCTGGGCGACTGGACGGAACAACTATGGTCAACTGGGCGATGGTACTTCAGGCGATCCGAACAACAAAAGCACGCCTGTGCAGGTCAAGGATGATACCGATATTTCCGGGTTCATGACTGATGTCGCGGCTGTCTTCGCCGGATACGCACACACGATGATCCTGAAGAATGACGGGACGCTCTGGGCGACTGGATACAACGAATATGGTCAGCTGGGTGTCGGCACTTCGGGTATAGTGAACAACAAAAGCACGCCCGTGCAGGTCAAGGCCAGTACCGCCGCCAACGACTTCATGATTGATGTCAAGGAAGTCTCCGCCGGACTGAATCACACGATGATTGTGAAGAAAGACGGCACGCTCTGGGCGACAGGATACAACTATCAGGGTCAACTGGGTGACGGCACTGGGATCACCAGAACTACTCCCGTGCGGGTCAAGGATACTACTGATGATAGCGGGTTCATGACTGATGTCGCGGCGGTCTCCGTCGGAGAATACCATACGATAATCCTGAAGAAGGACGGCACGCTCTGGGGGACAGGATACAACTATTATGGTCAACTGGGTGATAACACTATAGTCAACACAAACACGCCCGTGCAGGTAATTTTCTGA
- the pstA gene encoding phosphate ABC transporter permease PstA yields MTDTQQMLAHDKRRKSINRFAIGSIKILSSLTVLILVVIIGYLAVRGLYKQERTQVSVLPLATAQRLGLSQTEIPFDIVANKRAEFRQVDWNMLREMAQGKIISLRRVTYVNENFFLYVDESIADEFARFLDLASDCLASGGIIVGSFRATVDGAAAHNGSIAIVPRNTASSSLPSALKTIAYEEHVLVVHPTVTQLYGNNMVGVLSDVQVDLLLSGEYSSWVQLHGGDIPVALVQEKTDSSVAREVAGIEGSVGVTTQKDVFRAGEQGFVTAVLQVNRIIRSPNLTFRYLVLPTQESGRFGGIGSIIINTFLMVFLTTLIAAPLGIAAAVYLVEYAKKGRLTSIIRSGIDVLASIPSIIFGLFGLLVFVQLLGWSFSLISGTLTVALMILPTIIRTSEEAIRSVEQRLREASIGMGATKMETIWRVVLPSALNGITTGIILAMGRAIGETAALLYTIGSSTAVATGLSSGSRVLALHIMLTINEGQSFDKAFASAFVLIVVVLIINTTARWMMNRASVKNKGKE; encoded by the coding sequence ATGACCGATACACAGCAGATGCTTGCTCATGACAAACGACGAAAAAGCATAAATCGTTTCGCCATTGGTTCCATCAAGATACTTTCCTCCCTTACTGTCCTCATTCTGGTTGTGATCATTGGCTACTTGGCTGTGCGGGGTCTCTACAAGCAGGAGAGGACGCAGGTCAGTGTCTTGCCGCTGGCGACCGCACAACGGCTCGGTCTGTCTCAGACGGAAATTCCGTTCGACATTGTAGCGAACAAGAGGGCGGAATTTCGTCAGGTCGATTGGAACATGTTGAGGGAAATGGCGCAGGGAAAGATTATTTCCCTGAGACGCGTCACGTATGTGAATGAGAATTTCTTTCTTTATGTCGATGAAAGTATCGCGGATGAGTTTGCTCGTTTCCTTGATTTGGCATCCGACTGCCTGGCTTCCGGCGGAATCATCGTTGGTTCCTTCCGTGCTACCGTCGATGGGGCTGCCGCGCACAATGGCTCGATTGCCATTGTTCCCCGGAATACGGCTTCATCTTCACTGCCTTCCGCATTAAAAACCATAGCCTACGAAGAACATGTCCTCGTGGTTCATCCGACCGTCACGCAACTGTACGGGAACAATATGGTCGGAGTCCTCTCTGATGTTCAGGTTGATTTATTGCTTTCCGGCGAATACAGTTCATGGGTTCAGCTCCATGGAGGAGACATCCCCGTCGCTCTCGTACAGGAGAAAACGGATTCTTCCGTCGCTCGTGAGGTCGCGGGTATAGAAGGTTCCGTCGGTGTCACGACGCAGAAAGATGTCTTTCGCGCCGGGGAGCAGGGTTTCGTGACAGCCGTACTCCAAGTAAACCGTATCATCAGAAGTCCGAACCTTACCTTCAGATATCTGGTATTGCCTACCCAGGAATCTGGACGCTTCGGAGGCATCGGCAGCATCATAATCAACACTTTCCTGATGGTTTTCCTGACAACGCTCATTGCTGCTCCTTTGGGCATTGCAGCGGCCGTCTATCTGGTGGAATACGCAAAGAAGGGGAGACTGACATCAATCATCCGTTCTGGAATCGATGTCTTGGCCAGCATACCGTCCATCATCTTCGGCCTTTTCGGTCTGCTGGTGTTCGTCCAGCTTCTTGGATGGAGTTTCTCTCTGATCAGCGGAACGCTTACCGTGGCGTTGATGATTCTCCCCACCATAATCCGTACCAGCGAGGAAGCGATACGTTCAGTCGAACAGCGTCTGCGTGAGGCGAGCATTGGTATGGGAGCCACAAAGATGGAAACCATCTGGAGGGTTGTCCTGCCATCCGCGTTGAACGGTATCACGACCGGCATCATCCTTGCGATGGGTCGGGCGATCGGAGAGACAGCCGCTCTGTTATATACTATCGGTTCCTCAACCGCAGTGGCGACCGGACTGTCAAGCGGTTCCCGTGTCCTTGCGTTACATATCATGCTGACAATCAATGAAGGCCAATCCTTCGATAAGGCGTTTGCTTCTGCTTTCGTCTTGATCGTGGTTGTACTCATCATCAACACCACGGCGCGTTGGATGATGAACAGAGCCTCCGTGAAGAATAAAGGAAAAGAATGA
- a CDS encoding aminotransferase class I/II-fold pyridoxal phosphate-dependent enzyme encodes MNTHKSIFDKCYAFTEAEDARATGLYPFFKPISRSAGSKVYVHGRELLMLGSNNYLGLANDPRLVEAARIATEKFGTSCSGSRFMNGTLDLHEELEARLASFVGKEDALCFSTGYQSNLGSISALLNRGDHVIVDKYDHASIMDGVFLAEGLKHNINLHRYNHNNLKELEKELARIPLEEPKLIVVDGVFSMEGDIVPLPEVKALADKYHAGIYLDEAHAIGVVGRNGRGTCEHFGGDFSLADIIMCTFSKSFGSLGGFVAGDRKVIDYIRHAARPLMFSASMPPANIAAASRALDIMQNEPELIHKLQRNARLLIDGFTAAGFNTGTTETPIVPLVIGDNEKTFLLWKALYEGGIYVNPVISPAVPPQRSLLRISCMAVHEESELSQAIDLISDEARKLGII; translated from the coding sequence ATGAATACTCACAAGTCGATTTTCGACAAATGTTATGCCTTTACGGAAGCGGAAGACGCACGGGCTACCGGACTGTATCCTTTTTTCAAGCCTATCAGCCGCAGCGCAGGTTCCAAGGTCTATGTTCATGGCCGTGAACTGCTCATGCTTGGTTCCAATAACTATCTTGGATTAGCCAATGATCCCCGGCTCGTTGAAGCGGCGCGTATTGCTACGGAAAAATTTGGTACGAGCTGTTCAGGTTCCCGTTTCATGAACGGAACGCTTGATTTGCATGAGGAACTTGAAGCGCGTCTTGCCTCTTTCGTCGGAAAAGAGGATGCCCTGTGTTTTTCCACAGGCTATCAGAGCAACCTTGGTTCAATTTCAGCTTTGCTGAACCGAGGCGACCATGTGATTGTTGATAAATATGACCATGCTTCCATCATGGACGGAGTGTTTCTTGCCGAAGGGTTGAAGCATAATATCAACCTGCATCGTTATAATCATAATAATCTCAAGGAACTGGAGAAAGAGCTGGCGAGGATTCCTCTTGAAGAACCGAAGCTCATTGTCGTGGACGGCGTATTCTCCATGGAAGGGGATATCGTTCCCTTGCCCGAAGTCAAGGCTCTTGCAGATAAGTACCATGCCGGAATCTATTTGGATGAAGCGCATGCCATTGGAGTCGTCGGAAGGAACGGACGGGGAACGTGCGAGCATTTTGGGGGAGATTTCTCATTAGCTGATATCATCATGTGTACATTCTCCAAGTCCTTTGGGTCTTTGGGTGGGTTTGTCGCGGGAGACAGGAAGGTCATAGACTATATCCGTCACGCCGCACGCCCCCTGATGTTCAGTGCCTCCATGCCTCCTGCCAACATAGCGGCGGCATCGCGCGCTCTTGACATCATGCAAAATGAACCTGAGTTGATTCACAAGTTGCAGCGGAACGCCCGACTCCTGATTGATGGGTTCACCGCTGCCGGATTCAACACGGGCACAACTGAAACTCCCATTGTACCTTTGGTCATAGGCGACAATGAGAAGACGTTCTTGCTGTGGAAGGCTCTGTACGAGGGGGGCATTTATGTCAATCCGGTCATCAGTCCTGCTGTTCCGCCTCAGCGTTCCTTGCTTCGGATTTCCTGCATGGCAGTACATGAGGAATCTGAACTGTCACAAGCCATTGACTTGATTTCGGATGAAGCACGCAAGCTCGGAATCATCTGA
- a CDS encoding class I SAM-dependent methyltransferase, with product MLGFGRLEVWVENGTTGMLWEAEMETYVKHNSKAWDAEVSRGNIWTVPVDSESVVKARQGKPEMYLTPTAAVPLHWLDDLADKDVLCLAGSGGQQGPLAAAMGAHVTVFDNSAAQLEQDRKVAAREELDIRTIQGDMRNLAIFPDESFDMIIHPVSNCFVDDVEAVWREAYRVLRHGGVLLAGVTNPVMYLFDEKAEARGKLKVKYTIPYSDMTSLSRKELDKKIKALDTMEFSHTLDAQLGGLCRAGFAIVGFYSDASRFELTDSFIHDCYLAIRAIKVSKDF from the coding sequence ATGCTAGGCTTTGGGAGACTTGAAGTCTGGGTGGAAAACGGAACGACAGGAATGCTCTGGGAGGCAGAAATGGAGACATATGTGAAGCATAACAGTAAGGCATGGGACGCGGAAGTCTCACGGGGAAATATCTGGACAGTGCCTGTTGACTCTGAATCTGTGGTTAAAGCACGGCAAGGGAAGCCAGAAATGTATCTTACTCCCACCGCTGCCGTTCCACTTCACTGGCTGGATGACCTGGCGGACAAGGATGTCCTCTGTCTGGCCGGAAGCGGTGGACAACAAGGGCCATTGGCAGCCGCCATGGGAGCGCATGTAACAGTCTTTGACAATAGCGCGGCTCAGCTTGAGCAGGACAGGAAGGTTGCCGCACGAGAAGAACTGGATATCCGAACCATCCAGGGAGACATGCGGAATCTTGCCATTTTTCCTGATGAAAGTTTCGACATGATCATCCATCCAGTCTCGAACTGTTTTGTCGATGACGTGGAAGCCGTCTGGAGGGAAGCCTACAGGGTTCTCCGTCATGGAGGCGTGCTGCTCGCGGGAGTGACCAACCCCGTGATGTACCTGTTTGACGAGAAAGCAGAGGCACGGGGGAAACTCAAGGTGAAGTACACCATCCCGTATAGCGACATGACAAGCCTAAGCCGGAAGGAACTGGATAAAAAAATCAAGGCACTTGATACCATGGAATTCAGCCATACATTGGATGCGCAGTTGGGTGGGTTATGCCGAGCGGGTTTTGCCATTGTCGGTTTCTACAGCGATGCCAGCCGGTTCGAGCTGACGGACAGTTTCATCCATGACTGTTATCTTGCGATTCGTGCTATCAAGGTTTCAAAGGATTTCTAA
- the pstB gene encoding phosphate ABC transporter ATP-binding protein PstB, whose protein sequence is MMAEVAMVPETEYVFDVHGLNLWYGSSHALKDVDMQIEKNSITAFIGPSGCGKSTFLRVLDRMNDLIDNVKITGSVLFDGRDVYVDYDPMDLRRKVGMVFQRPNPFPMSIYDNIAYGPRLHGRPPKSELDAIVEESLQRAVLWDEVKDRLNKSALSLSGGQQQRLCIARTLAINPEVVLMDEPTSALDPISTTKIEELMVELKAKYTIVIVTHNMQQASRISDNTAFFLIDSERCGYLVEYGETSGLFFNPRDKRTEDYISGKFG, encoded by the coding sequence ATGATGGCAGAAGTTGCAATGGTTCCTGAAACAGAATATGTCTTTGACGTCCATGGTCTGAACTTATGGTATGGCTCATCCCACGCATTGAAGGATGTAGACATGCAGATAGAGAAAAACTCCATCACCGCGTTCATAGGACCCTCCGGTTGTGGCAAGTCTACTTTCCTGCGTGTGTTGGACAGGATGAATGATCTCATCGACAATGTAAAAATTACAGGTTCCGTCCTTTTTGATGGACGGGATGTCTACGTTGATTATGATCCAATGGATTTGCGGCGCAAGGTCGGCATGGTATTTCAACGTCCGAATCCTTTTCCCATGAGCATCTATGACAACATTGCCTATGGGCCTCGTCTGCATGGACGCCCGCCAAAGAGCGAGCTTGATGCCATTGTGGAGGAAAGTTTGCAGAGGGCAGTGCTGTGGGATGAGGTGAAGGATCGCCTGAACAAGAGTGCCCTGAGCCTTTCAGGGGGACAGCAGCAGAGGCTGTGCATAGCACGAACCCTTGCGATTAATCCGGAAGTCGTGTTGATGGATGAGCCGACCAGTGCGCTCGATCCCATTTCAACGACGAAAATTGAGGAACTGATGGTGGAGCTTAAGGCCAAATATACCATTGTCATTGTGACGCATAACATGCAGCAGGCTTCCCGTATATCCGATAATACCGCTTTCTTTCTTATTGACAGTGAGCGTTGCGGTTATCTTGTCGAGTACGGTGAAACCAGCGGATTGTTCTTCAATCCTCGTGATAAGAGGACTGAGGATTATATTTCAGGTAAATTCGGTTGA
- the malQ gene encoding 4-alpha-glucanotransferase has product MNTSDIRHCGILMHITSLPGPHGIGDLGKEAYAFADYLVSSGVTLWQILPLGPTGFGNSPYAARSTFAGNELMIDLDWLVEKGFLTEDDIAAPPSFLTSRVDYDMVGSWKLPLLKKAAHTFLSIVKPSGRTKEIRQAFDSFCSSNASWLDDYAIFMVLYEKYNDARWFSVWDKKYATRDEEALKRLVREHAVDIKVWKILQFFFDEQWLALRKYVNEQGIRFIGDIPIFVSADSSDTWSNLHMFKTDAQGRYTAISGVPPDYFSVTGQLWGNPVYDWNVLRKDGYSWWLQRIKRMFHQTDILRIDHFRGFDSYWEVPYGNKTAEIGTWVKVPGKDFFATVRKEMGELPIIAEDLGFMTDSVQKLRLSNGFPGMKIFQFGFSRTPSGSPNPFDTFLPHNYERECVAYTGTHDNQTTRGWFNSLSDDDKDMVRRYLGCNDHEATWAMMRTVLASHAEYAIFPMQDLLDSDDRARMNIPSTCGPWNWAWRMEDWESSDFISSRFSELVRLYGRNGLPAESME; this is encoded by the coding sequence ATGAACACTTCCGATATACGTCATTGCGGCATACTCATGCATATCACCAGCCTGCCCGGTCCCCATGGCATCGGCGATTTGGGCAAGGAAGCTTACGCTTTTGCCGACTATCTGGTTTCTTCCGGCGTGACGCTCTGGCAGATACTGCCCCTTGGCCCCACTGGTTTTGGCAATTCTCCGTATGCCGCCCGTTCCACCTTTGCTGGGAACGAACTGATGATTGACCTGGACTGGCTGGTGGAAAAAGGTTTCCTGACGGAAGATGACATAGCTGCTCCCCCATCCTTTCTCACGTCCCGCGTCGATTATGACATGGTTGGTTCGTGGAAGCTCCCGCTTTTGAAAAAAGCCGCGCATACTTTCCTCTCGATAGTCAAACCATCCGGACGCACTAAAGAAATCCGTCAGGCTTTTGACTCTTTTTGTTCCTCCAATGCATCATGGCTTGATGACTATGCCATCTTCATGGTTTTGTACGAAAAATACAATGATGCCCGTTGGTTCAGCGTTTGGGACAAGAAATATGCTACACGCGATGAAGAAGCATTGAAACGGCTTGTACGGGAACATGCCGTGGACATCAAGGTATGGAAGATCCTCCAGTTTTTCTTTGATGAACAGTGGCTCGCTTTGAGAAAATACGTCAATGAACAGGGAATCCGCTTCATCGGAGACATTCCCATCTTCGTTTCCGCGGACAGCTCCGATACATGGAGCAATCTCCATATGTTCAAGACGGATGCACAGGGACGCTACACAGCAATCAGCGGCGTCCCCCCTGATTACTTCTCAGTGACCGGACAGCTCTGGGGTAATCCTGTCTATGACTGGAATGTCCTGCGCAAGGATGGTTATTCATGGTGGCTTCAACGAATCAAACGGATGTTCCATCAGACGGACATCCTCCGTATCGACCATTTCCGAGGTTTTGATTCCTACTGGGAAGTACCTTATGGAAACAAGACTGCTGAAATCGGGACATGGGTCAAAGTACCCGGAAAGGATTTCTTTGCAACGGTTCGCAAGGAGATGGGAGAGTTGCCTATCATTGCCGAGGATTTGGGTTTCATGACTGACTCAGTCCAGAAATTGCGTCTGTCAAACGGCTTTCCCGGCATGAAGATCTTCCAGTTTGGATTCTCACGCACCCCTTCCGGTTCTCCGAATCCTTTTGATACTTTCCTGCCTCATAACTATGAACGCGAGTGTGTTGCTTACACGGGCACTCACGACAACCAGACGACACGTGGATGGTTCAATTCATTGTCGGATGATGACAAGGACATGGTGAGACGCTACCTTGGCTGTAACGACCATGAGGCGACGTGGGCCATGATGCGCACTGTCCTGGCTTCCCATGCCGAGTACGCCATCTTCCCCATGCAGGACTTGCTGGACAGCGATGACAGAGCAAGAATGAACATCCCCTCCACCTGCGGCCCGTGGAACTGGGCATGGCGGATGGAAGATTGGGAATCGTCAGATTTCATATCCTCCCGTTTCTCTGAACTTGTACGCCTCTACGGACGGAACGGGCTACCTGCCGAAAGCATGGAATAA
- a CDS encoding phosphate ABC transporter substrate-binding protein encodes MKKIVAIALILVVAFGTVFAQGNKEQAQKPVEVKNYTFGGSTTVAPIVETAIPLFTAANPGVKISYEGVGTGTGLKQLTAGTLTLAGASRDLNSTEIADGLVPNTIALDGLSVAVNKSVTVANLSLAQLAGIFSGEISNWSQVGGPNAAIALIVRDESSGTYASFKEIVLDTQKKAPSKNAIVAKENGELAAKIASTPNSIGYLGMAFNHIVTEAGGKVLLVDGIESTTANVLNGSYPISRNLYLVSKGPLAGGSVEKAFVDFILSDKGAAVVLDAQYIPLN; translated from the coding sequence ATGAAAAAAATCGTTGCCATCGCATTGATTCTCGTTGTTGCTTTCGGCACTGTATTTGCTCAGGGAAACAAAGAGCAGGCACAGAAACCTGTTGAAGTGAAGAATTATACTTTCGGCGGATCCACGACGGTTGCTCCGATTGTTGAGACTGCGATTCCCCTGTTCACTGCTGCCAATCCTGGTGTGAAAATCAGCTATGAAGGCGTGGGAACCGGAACCGGATTGAAGCAGCTCACCGCTGGAACATTGACCTTGGCCGGTGCCAGCCGTGATCTCAATTCCACTGAGATTGCTGATGGACTTGTCCCGAACACCATTGCTCTCGACGGTCTCTCTGTTGCCGTCAACAAGTCCGTCACTGTCGCTAACCTGAGCCTCGCTCAGCTTGCCGGTATCTTTTCCGGTGAAATCAGCAACTGGTCCCAGGTCGGTGGACCCAACGCCGCCATCGCCCTGATTGTCCGGGATGAATCGTCCGGTACGTATGCTTCTTTCAAAGAAATAGTACTTGATACCCAGAAGAAGGCGCCTTCCAAGAACGCCATCGTTGCCAAGGAAAACGGAGAACTTGCCGCCAAGATTGCTTCTACTCCCAATTCTATCGGCTATCTCGGCATGGCCTTCAACCACATCGTGACTGAAGCCGGTGGAAAAGTTCTGTTGGTTGATGGCATCGAATCCACCACTGCCAACGTCTTGAATGGTAGCTATCCAATCAGCCGCAACCTGTACTTGGTCAGCAAAGGACCTCTTGCGGGGGGAAGCGTCGAGAAGGCTTTCGTGGATTTTATCCTCTCCGACAAGGGGGCTGCGGTCGTGCTGGATGCCCAGTACATTCCCCTCAACTAG
- the pstC gene encoding phosphate ABC transporter permease subunit PstC: MRSFKERSGRIILLLAALVSIATVLLITIFIFQQGVPVFGKVSVLDFLFSTKWLPTGNPPAYGILSFVWASFMVTALSLLFATPVALAVAVYLAEFAKGRRASILRSSIELLAGIPSIIYGLFGIAVIVPAIRNIFGGTGYSLLAAAIILAIMILPTIINISEVSIRAVNDELRYASVAMGATKWETISRVVLPAAKSGIFTSIILGLGRSVGETTAVLLVGGNAAIFARTPLDMGRTLTMNIITDMSYAEGTHLQSLFATAMLLFIVILVLNYIVVRVARHSRMED; the protein is encoded by the coding sequence GTGCGAAGCTTCAAGGAGCGTAGCGGCAGGATTATCCTGCTGCTCGCTGCTTTGGTTTCCATAGCGACTGTTCTTCTTATCACTATCTTTATTTTTCAGCAGGGCGTGCCGGTGTTCGGCAAAGTATCCGTGCTGGATTTCTTGTTTTCCACGAAGTGGCTTCCTACGGGAAATCCACCTGCGTATGGAATATTGTCATTCGTCTGGGCAAGTTTTATGGTGACTGCGCTGTCCCTGCTGTTCGCCACTCCGGTTGCTCTGGCAGTCGCTGTGTATCTGGCAGAGTTTGCCAAGGGACGCAGAGCTTCCATCCTCCGTTCATCGATTGAGCTGCTCGCCGGCATTCCATCAATCATCTATGGACTGTTCGGTATTGCCGTCATTGTTCCGGCAATCAGGAATATTTTCGGAGGAACCGGCTACAGCCTGCTTGCCGCGGCCATCATCCTTGCCATCATGATACTTCCTACCATCATCAATATCAGCGAAGTATCCATCAGGGCAGTCAACGATGAGTTGCGTTATGCTTCCGTAGCCATGGGAGCGACGAAATGGGAAACAATTTCCCGCGTTGTACTTCCTGCCGCCAAATCAGGAATATTCACGTCCATCATCCTTGGACTAGGGCGTTCCGTAGGAGAGACGACAGCGGTTCTTCTTGTCGGTGGAAACGCGGCCATTTTTGCCCGTACTCCCTTGGATATGGGCAGAACCCTCACCATGAACATCATCACTGACATGAGCTATGCCGAAGGAACTCACCTGCAATCCTTGTTCGCTACCGCCATGCTCCTGTTCATCGTGATATTGGTGCTCAACTATATCGTCGTGCGTGTCGCTCGGCACAGCAGGATGGAGGACTAG
- the phoU gene encoding phosphate signaling complex protein PhoU, producing MMVKKHQLDDKMTFFNELLIQMVNRVEGAIYQAVHAFKEHDQELAKKVVSDDYFINQLRDMIESDGVRLLISEAPYGQYMRTVIAGMKIVTSLERMGDHAAHLARLALLPTGQFDDKKIVEEMSAMALIGARMTRSAVEALVANDQDKARAVALIDDEMDAKRKQVNGLIYNVETKSREDREKLYDYFYVTKELERLGDHVTTICSWIVYTAAGVKPKLN from the coding sequence ATGATGGTCAAGAAACATCAGCTTGACGATAAGATGACCTTTTTTAATGAGTTGCTGATCCAGATGGTGAACCGTGTGGAGGGAGCTATCTACCAGGCGGTGCATGCTTTCAAGGAGCATGACCAGGAACTTGCCAAGAAGGTCGTCTCGGATGACTATTTTATCAATCAGCTTCGGGACATGATTGAATCTGATGGCGTGCGCTTGCTGATTAGCGAAGCACCTTACGGGCAGTATATGCGCACGGTAATCGCCGGCATGAAGATTGTGACCAGTCTGGAGCGCATGGGAGACCATGCCGCGCATCTTGCCCGGCTTGCCCTGTTGCCGACTGGGCAGTTTGATGACAAGAAGATTGTGGAGGAAATGTCGGCCATGGCTCTCATCGGCGCCCGTATGACGCGCAGTGCGGTCGAGGCTCTTGTCGCCAATGACCAGGATAAGGCTCGTGCGGTCGCTTTGATCGATGATGAGATGGACGCCAAACGAAAACAGGTGAACGGGCTAATCTACAATGTCGAGACAAAAAGTCGTGAGGATCGGGAGAAGCTTTATGATTATTTCTATGTGACAAAGGAGCTGGAGCGGCTAGGCGACCATGTGACTACGATTTGTTCATGGATTGTCTATACTGCCGCTGGCGTGAAGCCTAAACTTAATTAG